The proteins below come from a single Salvelinus fontinalis isolate EN_2023a chromosome 1, ASM2944872v1, whole genome shotgun sequence genomic window:
- the LOC129865483 gene encoding myosin heavy chain, fast skeletal muscle-like, which translates to MSTDAEMAIYGKAAIYLRKPERERIEAQTAPFDSKNSCYVSDAKELYLKGLITGRADGKCTVTVTNPNGTKEEGKEYKEADIFQMNPPKYDKIEDMAMMTYLNEASVLYNLKERYAAWMIYTYSGLFCATVNPYKWLPVYDMEVVNAYRGKKRMEAPPHIFSVSDNAFQFMQIDNENQSVLITGESGAGKTVNTKRVIQYFATIAVSGGEKKKDEPGKMQGSLEDQIIAANPLLEAYGNAKTVRNDNSSRFGKFIRIHFQGGKLAKADIETYLLEKSRVSFQLPDERGYHIFFQMMTGHKPEIVEMSLITTNPYDFPMCSQGQITVASINDKEELDATDDAIGILGFTNEEKMGIYKLTGAVLHHGNLHFKQKQREEQAEPDGTEVADKIGYLLGLNSAEMLKALCYPRVKVGNEYVTKGQTVPQVNNSVSALAKSIYERMFLWMVIRINQMLDTKNPRKYYIGVLDIAGFEIFDYNSMEQLCINFTNEKLQQFFNHTMFVLEQEEYKKEGIVWAFIDFGMDLAACIELIEKPMGIFSILEEECMFPKSSDTTFKNKLYDQHLGKNQAFEKPKPAKGKAEAHFSLVHYAGTVDYNITGWLDKNKDPLNDSVLQLYGKSSVKLLATLYVAAPPEGKTSITKKGGKKKGGSMQTVSSQFRENLGKLMTNLRSTHPHFVRCLIPNESKTPGLMENFLVIHQLRCNGVLEGIRICRKGFPSRIIYADFKQRYKVLNASVIPEGQFMDNKKASEKLLGSIDVNHEDYKFGHTKVFFKAGLLGVLEEMRDEKLASLVGMVQALSRGFLMRREFTKMMERRDAVYSIQYNIRSFMNVKTWPWMKVYFKIKPLLKSAETEKEMANMKENYEKMQTDLAKALAKKKELEEKMVTLLQEKNDLALQNASESENLNDAEERCEGLIKSKIQLEAKLKETTERLEDEEEMNAELTAKKRKLEDECSELKKDIDDLELTLAKVEKEKHATENKIKNLTEEMSSMDESVAKLTKEKKALQEAHQQTLDDLQAEEDKVNTLTKAKTKLEQQVDDLEGSLEQEKKLRMDLERSKRKLEGDLKLAQESIMDLENDKQQSDEKIKKKDFETTQLLSKIEDEQSLGAQLQKKIKELQARIEELEEEIEAERAARAKVEKQRADLSRELEEISERLEEAGGATAAQIEMNKKREAEFQKLRRDLEESTLQHEATAAALRKKQADSVAELGEQIDNLQRVKQKLEKEKSEYKMEIDDLSSNMDSIAKAKGNLEKMCRTLEDQLSEIKTKNDENLRQVTDISGQRARLLTENGEFGRQLEEKEALVSQLTRGKQAFTQQVEELKRQIEEEVKAKNALAHGVQSARHDCDLLREQFEEEQEAKAELQRCMSKANSEVAQWRTKYETDAIQRTEELEEAKKKLAQRLQEAEETIEAVNAKCASLEKTKQRLQGEVEDMMIDVERANAMASNLDKKQRNFDKVLSEWKQKYEEGQAELEGAQKEARSMSTELFKMKNSYEEALDHLETLKRENKNLQQEISDLTEQIGETGKSIHELEKAKKTVETEKSEIQTALEEAEGTLEHEESKILRVQLELNQIKGEVDRKIAEKDEEMEQIKRNSQRLTDSMQSTLDSEVRSRNDALRVKKKMEGDLNEMEIQLSHANRQAAEAQKHLRNVQGQLKDAQLHLDDAVRASEDMKEQAAMVERRNGLMVSEIEELRAALEVTERGRKVAETELVDASERVGLLHSQNTSLLNTKKKLETDLVQVQGEVDDIVQESRDAEEKAKKAVTDAAMMAEELKKEQDTSSHLERMKKNLEVTVKDLQHRLDEAENLAMKGGKKQLQKLESRVRELETELESEQKRGVDAVKGVRKYERRVKELTYQTDEDKKNVGRLQDLVDKLQMKVKAYKRQAEEAEEAANQHMSKFRKVQHELEEAEERADIAETQVNKLRAKTRDSGKVKSCCLTHLMFKYDHVNSTYSSSV; encoded by the exons ATGAGCACGGACGCAGAGATGGCCATCTACGGCAAGGCTGCCATATACCTCCGTAAGCCTGAGAGGGAGAGGATTGAGGCACAAACAGCACCCTTTGATTCAAAGAATTCCTGCTATGTGTCAGATGCCAAGGAGCTTTACCTTAAGGGTTTAATTACTGGCAGGGCCGACGGAAAGTGTACCGTGACAGTCACAAATCCTAACGGCACTAAGGAG GAAGGAAAAGAGTACAAAGAGGCAGACATCTTCCAGATGAACCCCCCTAAATACGACAAGATTGAGGACATGGCCATGATGACCTACCTGAACGAAGCCTCTGTGTTGTACAACCTCAAAGAGCGTTACGCAGCATGGATGATCTAT ACCTACTCTGGGCTGTTCTGTGCCACGGTGAACCCCTACAAGTGGCTCCCCGTGTACGACATGGAGGTTGTCAACGCCTacagagggaagaagaggatGGAGGCTCCACCCCATATCTTCTCCGTCTCTGACAACGCCTTCCAGTTCATGCAGATCG ataaTGAGAACCAGTCCGTCCTGATTAC CGGAGAATCCGGTGCAGGAAAAACGGTCAACACAAAGCGTGTCATCCAGTACTTCGCCACCATTGCAGTGTCTGGTGGTGAAAAGAAAAAGGACGAGCCCGGCAAAATGCAG GGGTCTCTTGAGGATCAGATCATTGCTGCTAACCCTCTGCTGGAGGCTTACGGTAATGCCAAGACAGTGAGGAACGACAACTCGTCTCGCTTT GGTAAATTCATTAGGATTCATTTCCAAGGAGGCAAACTGGCTAAAGCTGACATTGAGACCT acctgcTGGAGAAGTCCAGAGTGTCCTTCCAGCTGCCCGATGAGAGAGGCTACCACATCTTCTTCCAAATGATGACAGGCCACAAACCTGAGATAGTTG AAATGTCCCTCATCACCACCAACCCGTACGACTTCCCCATGTGCAGCCAGGGTCAGATCACTGTGGCCAGCATCAACGACAAGGAAGAGCTGGATGCCACAGAC GATGCCATTGGAATCCTAGGCTTCACTAATGAGGAGAAGATGGGCATCTACAAGCTGACAGGAGCTGTACTGCACCATGGCAACTTGCACTTCAAGCAGAAGCAACGTGAGGAGCAGGCCGAGCCAGATGGCACAGAAG TGGCTGATAAAATCGGTTACCTGCTGGGCCTGAACTCAGCTGAGATGCTGAAGGctctctgctaccccagagtgaAGGTCGGCAATGAGTACGTGACCAAGGGACAGACTGTGCCTCAG GTCAATAACTCCGTCTCGGCCCTGGCCAAGTCCATCTATGAGAGGATGTTCTTGTGGATGGTCATCCGTATAAACCAGATGTTGGACACCAAGAATCCAAGGAAGTACTATATTGGTGTGCTCGACATTGCCGGGTTTGAGATCTTTGAT TACAACAGCATGGAGCAGCTGTGCATCAACTTCACCAATGAGAAACTGCAACAGTTTTTCAACCACACCATGTTCGTCCTGGAACAAGAGGAGTACAAGAAGGAGGGAATCGTCTGGGCCTTCATTGACTTCGGCATGGACTTGGCTGCCTGCATTGAGCTAATTGAGAAG CCAATGGGCATCTTCTCCATCCTTGAAGAGGAGTGCATGTTCCCCAAGTCTTCAGACACTACCTTCAAGAACAAGCTTTATGACCAGCATCTTGGCAAAAACCAGGCGTTTGAGAAGCCCAAGCCAGCCAAAGGCAAGGCAGAGGCCCACTTCTCCCTGGTGCACTATGCCGGCACTGTGGACTACAACATCACTGGCTGGCTGGACAAAAACAAGGACCCCCTGAACGACTCTGTTCTTCAGCTGTATGGAAAGTCCTCAGTCAAACTGTTGGCTACCCTGTATGTCGCTGCCCCACCTGAGGGTAAGACTAGCATCAC CAAGAAAGGAGGCAAGAAGAAGGGTGGTTCCATGCAGACTGTGTCCTCGCAGTTCAGG GAGAACCTGGGCAAGCTGATGACCAACTTGAGGAGCACTCATCCTCACTTTGTGCGCTGCCTGATCCCCAACGAGTCAAAGACTCCAG GTCTGATGGAGAACTTCCTGGTTATCCACCAGCTCAGGTGTAATGGTGTTCTGGAGGGGATTAGGATCTGCAGGAAGGGCTTCCCCAGCAGAATCATCTATGCTGACTTCAAGCAGag GTATAAAGTACTGAATGCCAGCGTCATCCCCGAGGGCCAGTTCATGGACAACAAGAAGGCTTCTGAGAAGCTGCTGGGGTCAATTGATGTGAATCACGAGGAttacaagtttggacacaccaag GTGTTCTTCAAAGCCGGTCTGCTGGGGGTcctggaggagatgagagatgagaagcTGGCCTCTCTGGTTGGCATGGTCCAGGCTCTCAGCCGTGGATTCCTCATGAGGAGAGAGTTCACCAAAATgatggagaggag AGATGCCGTCTACTCCATCCAGTACAACATCCGTTCATTCATGAATGTGAAAACCTGGCCGTGGATGAAGGTGTACTTCAAGATCAAGCCCCTGCTGAAGAGCGCTGAGACTGAGAAGGAGATGGCCAACATGAAGGAGAACTATGAGAAGATGCAGACAGACCTGGCCAAGGCTCTGGCCAAGAAGAAGGAGTTGGAGGAGAAGATGGTGACCCTGCTGCAGGAGAAGAATGACCTGGCACTCCAAAACGCATCT GAATCAGAAAATCTGAACGATGCTGAGGAAAGGTGTGAGGGGCTAATCAAGAGCAAGATCCAGCTGGAGGCCAAACTCAAAGAGACGACCGAAAGgctggaggacgaggaggagatgAACGCTGAGTTGACTGCCAAGAAGAGGAAGCTGGAGGATGAGTGCTCTGAGCTGAAGAAGGACATTGATGACCTGGAGCTCACTCTGGCTAAAGTGGAGAAGGAGAAGCACGCCACTGAAAACAAG ATTAAAAATCTGACAGAGGAGATGTCGTCTATGGATGAGAGTGTTGCCAAGCTGACCAAGGAGAAGAAAGCCCTCCAAGAGGCCCACCAGCAGACACTGGAtgacctgcaggcagaggaggacaAAGTCAACACTCTGACCAAGGCCAAGACCAAGCTGGAACAGCAAGTGGACGAC CTTGAGGGTTCTCTGGAACAAGAGAAGAAGCTCCGTATGGACCTTGAGAGATCCAAGAGAAAGCTGGAGGGAGATCTGAAACTGGCCCAGGAGTCCATAATGGACCTGGAGAATGACAAGCAGCAGTCTGATGAGAAAATCAAGAA GAAGGACTTTGAGACCACCCAGCTCCTCAGCAAGATTGAGGATGAGCAGTCTCTGGGAGCTCAGCTGCAGAAGAAGATCAAGGAACTCCAG GCCCGTATTGAGGAGCTGGAAGAAGAAATTGAGGCTGAGCGTGCTGCCAGGGCCAAAGTTGAGAAGCAGAGGGCTGATCTCTCCAGGGAACTTGAGGAGATCAGCGAGAGGCTGGAGGAGGCCGGAGGTGCCACTGCTGCTCAGATTGAGATGAACAAGAAGCGTGAGGCTGAGTTCCAGAAGCTGCGTCGTGATCTTGAAGAGTCCACTTTGCAGCATGAAGCCACAGCCGCCGCTCTGCGCAAGAAGCAGGCCGACAGTGTGGCTGAGCTCGGGGAGCAGATCGACAACCTGCAGCGCGTCAAGCAGAagctggagaaggagaagagtgAGTACAAGATGGAGATTGATGACCTCTCCAGCAACATGGACTCCATTGCCAAGGCTAAG GGCAATCTGGAGAAGATGTGCCGTACTCTTGAGGACCAGCTAAGTGAGATCAAGACTAAGAATGATGAGAATCTTCGCCAGGTCACTGACATCAGTGGACAGAGGGCCAGACTTCTGACAGAAAATG GTGAGTTTGGCCGCCAGCTGGAAGAGAAGGAAGCACTGGTGTCTCAGCTGACCAGAGGCAAACAGGCCTTCACCCAGcaggtggaggagctgaagagGCAGATTGAGGAGGAGGTCAAG gCAAAAAATGCACTGGCCCACGGTGTCCAGTCTGCCCGCCATGACTGTGACCTCCTGAGAGAGCAGtttgaggaggagcaggaggccaAGGCAGAGCTGCAACGCTGCATGTCCAAGGCCAACAGCGAGGTGGCTCAGTGGAGGACTAAGTATGAAACTGATGCCATTCAGCGCacagaggagctggaggaggccaA GAAGAAGCTGGCCCAGCGTCTGCAGGAGGCTGAAGAGACCATCGAGGCGGTTAACGCCAAGTGCGCCTCCCTGGAGAAGACCAAGCAGAGGctgcagggagaggtggaggacatGATGATTGACGTTGAGAGAGCTAACGCAATGGCCTCCAACCTTGACAAGAAGCAGAGAAACTTTGACAAG GTTCTGTCAGAGTGGAAGCAGAAGTATGAGGAAGGCCAGGCTGAGCTGGAAGGAGCTCAGAAGGAGGCTCGCTCTATGAGCACTGAACTCTTCAAGATGAAGAACTCGTACGAGGAAGCTCTGGATCATCTGGAGACtctgaagagagagaacaagaacctGCAAC agGAGATCTCTGACCTGACTGAGCAGATCGGAGAGACTGGCAAGAGCATCCATGAGCTGGAGAAGGCCAAGAAAACCGTGGAGACAGAGAAGTCTGAGATCCAGACGGCTCTGGAGGAGGCTGAG GGCACACTGGAGCACGAGGAATCCAAGATTCTGCGTGTGCAGCTGGAGCTGAACCAGATCAAGGGTGAGGTGGACAGGAAGATCGCTGAGAAGGATGAGGAGATGGAGCAGATCAAGAGGAACAGCCAGAGGTTGACTGACTCCATGCAGAGCACCCTGGACTCTGAGGTCAGGAGCAGGAATGACGCCCTGAGGgtgaagaagaagatggagggagaCCTGAACGAGATGGAGATCCAGCTGAGCCACGCCAACCGCCAAGCGGCCGAGGCCCAGAAACATCTGAGGAACGTCCAGGGACAGCTAAag GATGCCCAACTGCACCTTGACGACGCCGTCCGTGCCTCAGAGGACATGAAGGAGCAGGCAGCCATGGTGGAGCGCAGGAACGGTCTGATGGTGTCTGAAATCGAGGAGCTGAGAGCTGCCCtggaggtgacagagagaggCCGTAAAGTGGCTGAGACTGAGCTGGTAGACGCCAGCGAGCGTGTCGGCCTGCTGCACTCCCAG AACACCAGCCTTCTGAACACCAAGAAGAAGCTGGAGACTGACCTGGTGCAGGTGCAGGGAGAGGTGGATGATATCGTCCAGGAAAGCAGGGATGCAGAGGAGAAGGCCAAGAAGGCCGTCACTGAT